The following are from one region of the Gammaproteobacteria bacterium genome:
- the phoR gene encoding Phosphate regulon sensor protein PhoR, with amino-acid sequence MNFWTGPLLRVLLLLACAATTSLFLKAWTALGVLTFGFALAHGYHLWQLSRLRGWLVQAREDATSGIAPPPEALGAWGDAFAALFRLHRAERAAQRRLTATLDHLRQAAEALPEGVVLLDKNLRIEWVNPQSARDLGLNPEQDRGTPITHLLRDPKFITYLSEGGDAIVLQRLGTPARTLSLAVVPFADRGRLLISRDISAIERADTVRRDFIANVSHELRTPLTVIVGFLETLVDESHENATHSANSPATLARQAALTLMSEQANRMQRLVDDLLTLSRLDEYRLPEHEEIVDMAAMLVALTHESIALSAGRHAIVSDTKTTLRLRGNLQELRSAFTNLVSNAVRYTPEGGKIALSWKLFRGQPTFEVTDTGVGIAAEHVPRLTERFYRVDKGRSSATGGTGLGLAIVKHVLLRHGAQLEIQSEPAKGSTFRAIFPKDAVG; translated from the coding sequence GTGAATTTCTGGACAGGTCCGCTACTTCGAGTGTTGCTGCTGCTGGCTTGCGCGGCGACAACGAGTTTATTTCTGAAGGCATGGACGGCGTTGGGCGTGTTGACGTTTGGTTTCGCGCTCGCTCATGGCTACCATTTGTGGCAATTGTCGCGTCTGCGAGGTTGGCTGGTGCAAGCGCGGGAAGACGCAACCTCTGGTATAGCTCCGCCTCCAGAGGCGTTGGGTGCTTGGGGTGATGCCTTCGCGGCTCTTTTTCGTTTGCATCGAGCCGAGCGGGCCGCGCAACGTCGTTTGACCGCGACCCTGGATCACCTGCGCCAAGCGGCAGAAGCGTTGCCGGAAGGAGTGGTGCTGCTGGATAAAAACCTGCGCATCGAATGGGTGAATCCTCAATCCGCACGAGATCTGGGTCTGAATCCCGAACAAGATCGAGGAACTCCCATAACCCACCTGCTGCGGGATCCGAAGTTCATCACTTATCTCTCCGAGGGCGGCGACGCCATCGTGCTGCAACGTCTCGGCACGCCTGCCAGAACTCTTTCACTGGCTGTGGTGCCCTTTGCGGATCGGGGGCGCCTCCTGATCAGTCGTGATATTTCCGCCATTGAGCGGGCCGACACGGTACGTCGCGATTTCATTGCCAATGTATCCCACGAGCTACGCACCCCCCTGACGGTGATCGTCGGCTTTCTGGAAACCCTGGTGGATGAATCTCACGAAAACGCCACCCATTCAGCCAATTCTCCCGCCACGCTGGCGCGCCAAGCGGCGCTGACACTGATGTCGGAACAAGCAAACCGCATGCAACGCTTGGTCGATGACCTGCTGACCCTCTCCCGCCTGGATGAATACCGACTCCCCGAGCACGAAGAAATAGTGGACATGGCCGCCATGCTAGTGGCGCTGACCCACGAAAGTATCGCTCTATCCGCTGGGCGTCACGCTATCGTCTCCGACACGAAAACGACGCTGCGCTTGCGCGGCAATCTCCAGGAATTGCGTAGTGCCTTTACCAATTTGGTCTCCAACGCGGTGCGCTACACGCCGGAAGGCGGCAAAATCGCTTTGTCCTGGAAACTTTTCCGTGGCCAGCCGACTTTTGAAGTGACCGACACCGGAGTTGGAATTGCCGCAGAACATGTTCCCCGTCTCACCGAACGTTTCTATCGCGTCGATAAGGGACGCTCCTCGGCCACGGGTGGCACCGGCCTGGGACTGGCCATTGTCAAACATGTGCTCTTGCGTCACGGTGCCCAACTGGAAATCCAGTCAGAACCAGCGAAGGGAAGCACCTTTCGCGCAATCTTTCCAAAAGATGCAGTTGGTTAA
- a CDS encoding hypothetical protein (Evidence 5 : Unknown function) yields the protein MKAINAGGSSALSNEVNATPVAPPAAPVMTSAVAGNGQVTLKWSSAARATSYNVYRGTTAGGESTTAAKVGITGTSVVITGLTNGVKYFFKMKAINAGGSSALSNEVNATPVATGGTGGTGATGGTGDGG from the coding sequence ATGAAGGCGATCAACGCCGGCGGCAGCAGTGCATTGTCGAACGAGGTCAACGCCACGCCGGTGGCGCCACCCGCAGCACCAGTGATGACCAGTGCAGTGGCGGGCAACGGCCAGGTGACATTGAAGTGGTCGTCTGCGGCGCGCGCCACCAGCTATAACGTCTATCGGGGAACGACAGCAGGCGGCGAATCTACGACAGCCGCCAAGGTTGGAATCACCGGAACCAGCGTAGTGATTACTGGTCTGACTAACGGAGTGAAATATTTCTTCAAGATGAAGGCGATCAACGCCGGCGGCAGCAGCGCATTGTCGAACGAGGTCAACGCTACGCCGGTGGCCACGGGCGGTACTGGCGGTACTGGTGCCACGGGTGGTACTGGTGATGGTGGCTAA
- the phoB gene encoding DNA-binding transcriptional dual regulator PhoB, with amino-acid sequence MSSGVTPRVLVVEDESAIRELLCAILTTAGFEVEFAANAEDALEYLQESLPNIILIDWMLPGVSGFHLARWLRAETRTHDLPCILLTARGAEADRVAGLEVGADDYITKPFSPRELVARIRAVLRRRAPQYAGDILTLGGVRLDPAAVQVSIGDQRCLLGPTEFKLLRVLMAHPGRVFSRTQLLDLAWGENCYVEERTVDVSIRRLRGALTDAGGAGDALIETVRGVGYRFSVAASQERRTTPAFSGGLQL; translated from the coding sequence ATGTCTAGCGGCGTGACTCCCAGGGTGTTGGTGGTCGAAGATGAATCGGCTATTCGTGAATTGCTGTGCGCGATTTTGACCACCGCCGGTTTCGAGGTGGAATTCGCAGCAAACGCCGAGGACGCGCTGGAATATCTACAAGAATCGCTCCCGAATATCATCCTGATTGACTGGATGTTGCCGGGAGTGTCCGGTTTTCACTTGGCGCGATGGTTGCGCGCCGAGACACGTACCCACGATTTGCCGTGCATCCTCCTCACCGCGCGCGGTGCCGAGGCGGACCGGGTCGCGGGTCTTGAAGTCGGCGCCGACGATTACATCACCAAGCCGTTCAGCCCGAGGGAGCTGGTAGCGCGAATCCGTGCGGTATTGCGCCGCCGCGCGCCTCAGTACGCAGGCGATATCCTTACCCTTGGCGGAGTGCGGCTCGACCCAGCCGCCGTGCAGGTCAGCATCGGCGATCAACGCTGTCTGCTTGGACCAACTGAATTCAAACTTTTGCGCGTGCTTATGGCCCATCCTGGACGGGTGTTCAGCCGTACCCAGCTTTTAGACCTCGCTTGGGGCGAGAACTGTTACGTGGAAGAACGGACCGTGGACGTTTCCATCCGTCGCCTGCGCGGTGCCTTGACCGACGCCGGCGGCGCGGGTGATGCCTTGATCGAAACCGTGCGCGGCGTGGGCTATCGGTTTTCCGTCGCAGCGAGCCAAGAAAGGCGAACGACCCCCGCGTTCAGCGGCGGACTCCAATTGTGA
- the phoU gene encoding negative regulator of the pho regulon, with the protein MFTKDHTAKQYDQELDFIRSRVLLMGGLVENQLRSAIDAFVEGDIDKAARVDMEDHRVNALEVNIDLDCAQIIARRQPAAVDLRMLMGISKIVTDLERSGDEAAKIARMTRTIYGRDRCRVSCINDVRDMGNLAVAMLRAALDTFVRQDAAQAANIVREDLEIDGKFKALTRQLITFMMEDPRMISSALEIMFIAKAVERIGDHAKNLAEQVIYIVRGTDVRHVAIEHLEREARGIDCDE; encoded by the coding sequence ATGTTTACCAAGGACCATACCGCTAAACAGTATGATCAAGAGCTGGATTTTATTCGTAGCCGCGTGCTGCTCATGGGTGGCCTGGTGGAGAATCAGCTCCGTTCCGCAATTGATGCCTTCGTTGAGGGTGATATCGATAAAGCCGCTCGCGTGGACATGGAGGATCACCGGGTGAATGCCCTAGAGGTGAACATCGACCTCGATTGCGCCCAAATCATCGCCCGTCGCCAACCCGCCGCCGTGGATCTGCGGATGCTCATGGGCATCAGCAAAATCGTCACGGATCTGGAGCGTAGCGGTGACGAGGCCGCCAAAATCGCGCGGATGACCCGAACAATTTATGGCCGCGATAGGTGCCGCGTGTCCTGCATCAACGACGTGCGCGACATGGGCAACCTCGCAGTGGCGATGCTACGCGCCGCCCTAGATACCTTCGTTCGTCAGGACGCTGCTCAAGCGGCCAATATCGTGCGCGAGGATCTGGAGATCGATGGTAAGTTCAAGGCGCTCACTCGTCAGTTGATCACCTTCATGATGGAAGATCCGCGCATGATTTCCAGCGCACTGGAGATCATGTTCATCGCCAAGGCGGTCGAGCGTATTGGCGATCACGCCAAAAACCTTGCAGAACAAGTGATCTACATCGTGCGTGGCACCGATGTTCGTCATGTGGCTATCGAACACCTGGAACGGGAAGCCAGGGGCATTGATTGTGACGAGTAA
- a CDS encoding diguanylate cyclase: MLVSNFNQFRGTMRTILFSNSVKTMMKYVSPIYPDTQCSGVLDIFMNNQALFVIPIVDENDRPIGLITRNKILELFSRPYTRELYGRRSILEFIETSVIDTAPIIVEQEKNIDDVARILADAAPQSISDGFIITCEGIYVGMGSGHDLLNAITEQKNAHLYQLAHFDALTGLPSRLLFQDRLIQASAHVLRKNKGISPPRVLLAVLFLDLDRFKLVNDTLGHHMGDALLQEVAKRLLSCVRAEDTVARIGGDEFTIILSRVKSTQDVTYIAQKIITTIGEPFYLCEHEVFIGVSIGIALFPVDDTDMNHLLKKADTALYHVKDNGRNHYQFFTEEMNLAISRRMTMETDLRRALERNEFFLCFQPVVNIQTGIIDGVEALIRWRRNGNEISPVDFIPFAEESGLIIPIGEWVLRTACQQGKSWQAAGLPFIKIAVNVSMRQLRSTNFVERVIEILKETNFDPTWLEIELTESLLMKNIEETIIILKRIKALGITLSIDDFGTGYSSLGYLQRLPIDTLKIDRSFVLEIDTLENNLNIIRAIIGLAHGLGLTIIAEGVENRTQLNFLRKQQCDRMQGYLCSRPVLPTILEQLLLKGRIQP; encoded by the coding sequence ATGCTTGTATCCAATTTTAATCAATTTCGCGGAACCATGAGGACAATTCTTTTTAGTAATTCAGTCAAGACAATGATGAAATATGTTTCACCCATTTATCCAGACACCCAATGCTCCGGGGTATTGGATATATTCATGAATAATCAGGCATTGTTTGTAATTCCAATAGTGGATGAAAATGACAGGCCAATAGGTCTCATCACCAGAAACAAAATACTTGAACTATTCAGTCGCCCCTATACTCGGGAATTATATGGGCGAAGATCCATTCTGGAATTCATTGAAACCTCGGTTATTGACACTGCGCCGATCATCGTGGAACAAGAAAAAAATATCGATGACGTGGCTCGCATTCTTGCGGATGCTGCCCCACAATCGATATCGGATGGCTTTATTATCACCTGTGAAGGGATTTATGTAGGCATGGGATCCGGCCATGATTTACTCAATGCCATTACCGAGCAGAAAAATGCTCATCTATATCAGTTGGCGCATTTTGACGCCTTAACCGGCCTGCCCAGCAGATTGCTATTTCAGGATCGACTCATACAGGCAAGTGCTCATGTATTACGCAAAAATAAGGGAATCTCGCCGCCACGAGTCCTGTTGGCTGTATTATTTCTTGATCTGGATCGATTCAAATTGGTAAACGACACCCTGGGACATCATATGGGTGATGCACTTCTACAGGAAGTTGCTAAACGGTTGCTGTCATGCGTGCGCGCTGAAGATACCGTTGCCCGAATTGGTGGAGATGAATTCACGATTATTCTTTCGCGGGTAAAAAGCACTCAGGATGTGACCTATATCGCGCAAAAAATTATTACCACCATCGGCGAGCCATTTTATCTTTGCGAGCATGAAGTGTTTATTGGCGTAAGCATTGGTATCGCGCTTTTTCCCGTTGACGATACCGACATGAATCATCTTTTAAAAAAAGCCGATACCGCGCTATATCACGTCAAAGATAATGGCCGCAATCATTATCAATTTTTTACTGAAGAAATGAATCTTGCCATTTCCAGACGGATGACAATGGAAACTGATTTACGTCGCGCATTGGAGCGCAATGAATTTTTCTTGTGCTTCCAACCCGTGGTAAATATACAAACAGGAATTATTGATGGTGTTGAGGCTCTCATACGATGGCGGCGTAATGGAAATGAAATTTCTCCCGTAGATTTCATTCCCTTTGCAGAGGAATCAGGCTTGATTATTCCAATTGGTGAGTGGGTATTGCGTACCGCTTGCCAGCAGGGAAAATCCTGGCAAGCGGCAGGACTACCTTTCATCAAAATCGCGGTCAACGTATCCATGCGGCAATTACGCTCGACGAATTTTGTCGAGCGTGTCATCGAAATATTGAAAGAAACTAATTTCGATCCCACGTGGTTAGAGATTGAATTAACGGAAAGCCTATTAATGAAAAATATTGAGGAAACGATAATTATCCTTAAACGTATTAAGGCACTGGGGATAACATTATCAATAGACGATTTCGGTACGGGTTATTCTTCCTTGGGTTATCTGCAACGCCTGCCAATCGATACGCTCAAGATAGATCGTAGCTTTGTATTGGAAATTGATACTTTGGAAAATAATCTCAATATTATCCGTGCGATTATTGGACTGGCGCATGGTTTGGGTCTGACCATAATTGCAGAAGGAGTTGAGAATCGGACACAGCTTAATTTTCTACGCAAACAACAGTGCGATAGAATGCAAGGATATTTATGCAGTCGGCCTGTGCTACCAACAATATTGGAACAGCTTCTTTTGAAGGGACGGATTCAACCGTGA